Genomic DNA from Planktomarina temperata RCA23:
ATTCCGGCACGGGTGTCATCACAGTGCCATCTTTGAGATGCTGGAGCAGATTGTCGACGGTGAGCGCACCCATGGCCGCCCGGGTTTCGACTGTGGCGCTGCCCACATGCGGCAATAATACAGTATTTGGCAGATCGCGCAGCGCCTGAGGCACCACGGGCTCGGCTTCAAAGACATCAAGCCCGGCCCAGCCCAGCTTGCCGCTTGTCAGTGCCGCGATCAAAGCGGCCTCATCGACGACAGATCCTCGGCTGACATTGATCAACGTCCCATGTGGCCCCAGGGCCTCCAATACCTCGGCATTGACGATTTTATGGGTGGAGGGCCCGCCGGGTGTGATGCAGATGAGCGCATCACAGGCGCGTGCCATTTCGGTCAGGTTGTCAAAGTAGCGGTAGGGCACATCTTTTTTCCTGCGAGAGTGGTATACAACTGTGGCATCCCAGGGCGCGAGCTTGTTGGCAATGGCCTGACCAATGCGGCCAAGTCCCAAAATTCCAACGGTCTGTTTGTCCATCGAACGGGTGAGCGGGGCGTTGCCCTTGGCCTGCCAATCGCCAGATCGGACATAGGCATCATCACGCAGAAGTTCGCGGTAGCAGGCCAGCAATAGCAAAAGCGCGGTTGTCGCAACCTCTTGGTTCAACACATTTGGCGTATGAGCGACAAGGATATTGCGCCGCACCGCCTCGGTGACGTCAATCGCATCATAACCGACGCCGTAACCGCTGATGACTTTGAGATTGATCAGCGAGGTCATGAGCTCCGGGTTCACGCCATCATGGCCATTTGTGATCACATGGGTGATGGCGGTCGGGTCAAAATCATCCAATTGATAGATCGTGAATGCCGCTTCAAGCCGCTCTCGCATGTCTGGGGTGATGCCCCCTATTTGTAGAAGATGATGGGTCATTCTGCGTCACTTTCTGAGGCTAATGTGGCGGTTTGGCCGGTCAAATGTCGTGCCAAATGGTCATGAATCCGTTTGCGGGTCAAGGCTTCGTCTGCGGCTAGGGCGGCTTCTAATATGTCGCTGTGCTGCTGAATATTGTTGGATATGAAATCAAATCTGCGATCTGCCTTCATCAATTGCTGACGAAACTGCTCCTTTCATTCTGATTGTCGTGCCTTATTCGATGCTGTTTGGTGTAGTCGCCCGCGACGCAGGGCTGGACATATTGCAGACAATTGCAATGTCGGTACTGGTGATTGCTGGCGCATCGCAGTTCACAGCCCTCGCACTCCTGCAAGATCAGGCTCCAGTCTTTGTCGCGCTCGCGACTGCACTTGCGGTGAACCTGCGCATGGCGATGTATTCAGCTGCTCTCGTCCCGCAGATCGGTCATGCGCGGCTGGGTCTACGCGCCATAATGGCCTACCTGATGGTGGATCAGGCATTTGCCGTCGCTGTGCGCACCTAAGAGGACAGGCCCGAAATGACACCGCCGACCAAGGTGGCCTACTACTTTGGCTGCATGGCCCTGATCTGTCCATTCTGGTACGGATTCACGCTAATGGGCGCCCTGGTCGGTCAGGCGATCCCGACAGCGTTCAGTCTTGATTTCGCGGCGCCTGTCTGTTTCATCGCGCTTACAGCGCCACTTGTGCGGTCAGGGCCTCGTGTTATTGCAGCACTAGTCGCAGGCATCACGGCGCTTGCTTTTGCATGGGTTCCTTGGTCACTTGGCCTGTTAATCGCCGCCGTGCTCGGTGTCTTTGTAGGGGGCAGGCCGAAATTCTTCTGGCTCGTCGGGCCAGATGTTCGGTTCCAGCGCGATGTCGGCGTGAAGCCTTTGCTGCGAGCCGT
This window encodes:
- a CDS encoding 2-hydroxyacid dehydrogenase; amino-acid sequence: MTHHLLQIGGITPDMRERLEAAFTIYQLDDFDPTAITHVITNGHDGVNPELMTSLINLKVISGYGVGYDAIDVTEAVRRNILVAHTPNVLNQEVATTALLLLLACYRELLRDDAYVRSGDWQAKGNAPLTRSMDKQTVGILGLGRIGQAIANKLAPWDATVVYHSRRKKDVPYRYFDNLTEMARACDALICITPGGPSTHKIVNAEVLEALGPHGTLINVSRGSVVDEAALIAALTSGKLGWAGLDVFEAEPVVPQALRDLPNTVLLPHVGSATVETRAAMGALTVDNLLQHLKDGTVMTPVPECADL
- a CDS encoding AzlC family ABC transporter permease — translated: MLFGVVARDAGLDILQTIAMSVLVIAGASQFTALALLQDQAPVFVALATALAVNLRMAMYSAALVPQIGHARLGLRAIMAYLMVDQAFAVAVRT